In Aphanothece sacrum FPU1, a single window of DNA contains:
- the purB gene encoding adenylosuccinate lyase, whose translation MIERYTLPEMGQLWTDTYKLQTWLQVEIAVCEAQASLGYIPKEAVEEIKAKANFDPQRVLEIEAEVRHDVIAFLTNVNEYVGDAGRYIHLGLTSSDVLDTALALQMVASLNLILERLEDLIQALRYQAQQHRNTVMVGRSHGIHAEPITFGFKLAGWLAEVLRNRERLVTLRQSISVGKISGAVGTYANVDPRVETLSCQYLGLEPDTASTQVISRDRHAEFVQQLALLAASLERFAVEIRNLQRTDVLEVEEYFSKGQKGSSAMPHKRNPIRSERLTGMARIIRSYTVAALENVALWHERDISHSSVERVMLPDTCILTHFMLKETTDLIKNLLVYPDNMKRNMNVYGGVIFSQRVLLSLVEKGMSREEAYQVVQKCAHEAWNKEDGNFHDLITKDPQVTQYLSSEDLEKCFDPQHHLQNLDTIYQRLGI comes from the coding sequence GTGATTGAGCGTTATACTCTGCCCGAAATGGGCCAACTCTGGACAGATACCTACAAACTCCAAACCTGGTTACAAGTTGAAATTGCGGTGTGTGAAGCACAAGCTTCTTTAGGATACATTCCCAAGGAAGCTGTTGAAGAAATTAAGGCTAAAGCAAATTTTGACCCCCAACGGGTGTTAGAAATTGAAGCAGAAGTACGTCACGATGTGATCGCTTTTCTGACTAATGTTAACGAATATGTGGGAGATGCAGGGCGATACATCCATTTAGGGTTAACCAGTTCCGATGTTTTGGATACTGCCTTAGCTTTGCAAATGGTGGCTAGTTTAAACCTGATTTTAGAACGGTTAGAAGACCTGATACAAGCCTTACGTTATCAAGCGCAACAACATCGTAACACGGTCATGGTCGGGCGATCGCATGGTATTCACGCTGAACCTATTACGTTTGGGTTTAAATTAGCTGGATGGTTAGCTGAAGTGTTACGCAACCGTGAGAGATTAGTAACATTACGTCAGTCTATTTCTGTGGGGAAAATATCGGGGGCCGTGGGAACTTATGCTAATGTTGACCCCAGAGTAGAAACCTTATCTTGTCAATATTTGGGACTTGAACCTGATACCGCATCCACTCAGGTTATTTCTCGCGATCGCCATGCAGAATTTGTGCAACAATTAGCTTTATTAGCGGCATCTTTGGAACGGTTTGCTGTAGAAATTCGTAATTTGCAAAGGACTGATGTTTTAGAGGTAGAAGAATACTTTTCTAAGGGACAAAAAGGATCTTCTGCTATGCCTCATAAACGTAACCCGATACGTTCTGAACGGTTAACTGGGATGGCTCGTATTATTAGAAGTTATACGGTTGCTGCTTTGGAAAACGTCGCTTTATGGCATGAAAGAGACATTTCTCATAGTTCTGTCGAACGAGTAATGTTACCAGATACTTGTATTTTGACCCATTTTATGTTAAAAGAAACCACCGATTTAATTAAAAATTTATTGGTGTATCCTGATAACATGAAACGGAATATGAATGTTTATGGTGGGGTCATTTTTAGTCAACGAGTTTTATTATCTTTAGTCGAAAAAGGGATGAGTCGAGAAGAAGCTTATCAAGTTGTGCAAAAATGCGCTCATGAAGCTTGGAATAAAGAGGATGGTAATTTTCATGATTTAATTACAAAAGACCCTCAAGTGACTCAATATTTGTCATCTGAAGATCTTGAAAAATGTTTTGATCCTCAACATCATTTACAAAATTTGGATACTATTTATCAAAGATTAGGGATATAA
- a CDS encoding transglycosylase domain-containing protein: LKLEAVYSKDEILTTYLNRVYLGVGSYGFEDAAQFYFEKSAKALSISEAATLVAMLPAPNLYNPVQDYDTSVQLRNRVISRMVALGMISAEDGARARRSRINISPKARKALANSMAPYFYGYVFEELRDLLGDEVAKEGNFIVETGLNVKLQALAEKKLRDTVKTQGPSYGFSQGAMVTLDSRTGEILALVGGADYKQSQFNRVTQAKRQPGSTFKVFAYSAALEQGIPAGKYYSCGGISWRGQDFKPCERSGGSVDMYGGIAQSENTIALQVARDVGLNRVLDMARRLGVKSELEEVPGVVLGQSEVTVLEMTGAYAAFANDGIWNRPHAIRRILDGGDCTDRNKWQSCREIYTFEGDNSAKQRSMSPQVAQTMTSMLRGVVSGGTGRGASIGLAEAGKTGTTNKAVDLWFVGYIPNYQLATGIWLGNDNNSPTRGSSGQAAALWGNYMREGYQFKK; this comes from the coding sequence CCTTGAAATTAGAAGCCGTTTATAGCAAAGATGAAATATTAACTACCTATCTTAATCGGGTCTATTTAGGAGTCGGTAGTTATGGGTTTGAAGATGCGGCCCAATTTTATTTTGAGAAATCAGCCAAAGCTTTAAGTATCTCCGAGGCCGCCACTTTAGTCGCCATGTTACCGGCCCCTAATTTGTATAATCCTGTCCAAGATTATGATACCTCAGTGCAATTGCGAAATCGGGTAATTAGTCGCATGGTTGCATTAGGTATGATTTCCGCCGAAGATGGGGCTAGGGCCCGGCGATCGCGGATTAATATTAGTCCTAAAGCCAGAAAAGCCCTAGCTAATAGCATGGCCCCCTATTTTTATGGTTATGTCTTTGAGGAGTTACGAGACTTATTAGGGGATGAGGTAGCCAAAGAAGGTAATTTTATCGTAGAGACGGGCTTAAACGTCAAATTACAGGCTTTAGCCGAAAAAAAGTTACGGGACACGGTTAAAACTCAAGGGCCCAGTTATGGCTTTTCTCAAGGGGCCATGGTCACATTAGATAGCCGTACAGGGGAAATTTTAGCCCTGGTTGGAGGTGCAGACTACAAGCAAAGTCAATTTAACCGTGTCACACAAGCGAAACGTCAACCCGGTTCCACATTTAAAGTGTTTGCTTATTCAGCAGCTTTAGAACAGGGAATACCTGCAGGAAAATATTATTCCTGTGGGGGTATTAGTTGGCGTGGCCAAGATTTTAAACCCTGTGAACGGAGTGGGGGGTCAGTAGATATGTATGGAGGAATAGCCCAATCAGAAAATACCATCGCCTTGCAAGTAGCGCGAGATGTAGGCTTAAACCGAGTATTAGACATGGCCCGACGATTGGGGGTAAAATCAGAATTAGAGGAGGTTCCTGGGGTCGTTTTGGGGCAAAGTGAGGTCACAGTCTTAGAAATGACGGGAGCTTATGCAGCCTTTGCTAATGATGGCATTTGGAACCGTCCCCATGCCATTCGTCGTATTTTGGATGGAGGAGACTGCACGGATAGAAATAAGTGGCAGTCTTGTCGAGAAATTTATACCTTTGAGGGGGATAATAGCGCAAAACAACGGTCTATGTCTCCCCAAGTTGCCCAAACCATGACTTCTATGTTAAGGGGTGTGGTTTCAGGGGGAACAGGGAGAGGTGCAAGTATTGGACTCGCAGAAGCAGGAAAAACCGGAACCACTAATAAAGCAGTTGATTTATGGTTTGTGGGATATATTCCTAATTATCAACTGGCTACAGGTATTTGGTTAGGCAATGATAATAATTCTCCTACTAGGGGAAGTAGTGGTCAAGCGGCTGCTTTATGGGGTAATTATATGAGGGAAGGTTATCAGTTTAAAAAATAG
- the gloA2 gene encoding SMU1112c/YaeR family gloxylase I-like metalloprotein, with translation MQTQGFHHVAIICSNYEKSKKFYTEILGFSVIQETLRKERDSYKLDLQVGNHDRIELFSFPNPPARIGYPQTEACGLRHLALAVDNLEQTVNELESKGVPVEPIRLDELTGKQFTFFKDPDGLPIELYES, from the coding sequence ATGCAAACTCAAGGATTTCATCACGTAGCTATTATTTGTTCTAATTATGAAAAGTCAAAAAAGTTTTATACCGAAATTTTAGGCTTTTCCGTCATACAAGAAACCCTGAGAAAAGAAAGAGATTCTTATAAACTTGATCTGCAAGTCGGAAACCACGATAGAATAGAATTGTTCTCCTTTCCTAACCCTCCCGCTAGAATAGGTTATCCACAAACAGAAGCTTGTGGATTAAGACATTTAGCTTTAGCAGTTGACAATTTAGAGCAAACTGTTAATGAATTAGAAAGCAAAGGAGTCCCCGTTGAACCCATTCGACTTGATGAATTAACAGGTAAACAATTTACCTTTTTTAAAGATCCTGATGGTTTACCCATTGAACTTTACGAATCTTAA
- the petL gene encoding cytochrome b6-f complex subunit PetL: MSTFAFAAFAGYMIVFTGVTLALYFGLRSAKII; the protein is encoded by the coding sequence ATGTCTACTTTTGCTTTTGCTGCTTTTGCGGGTTACATGATCGTGTTTACAGGGGTGACGTTAGCATTGTATTTTGGTCTACGTTCAGCCAAAATTATTTAA
- a CDS encoding tetratricopeptide repeat protein, which yields MGYVVDVDENNFEVAVINNCQDKLVLIDFYATWCGPCKLLSPLLENLLKEYDFIVAKIDIDRHPELAKQFAVEGVPDVRIAYQGKISPGFVGMLPEADIRALLEQYNLQSDLILKLKEVHQAIEAKNATKVKQLFDELFVKYPDNPQLIFEVSTFLLRLNRLDEAEKMLKTISSEHTEYYTKAQLMQNLIYFKKIIANPGETDLDKLFFKAAELTLKEDYEEALKIFLQIVEENRKYREDGAKKAMLSIFSLLGKNNPLTQQYQKELMIVLY from the coding sequence ATGGGATATGTGGTTGACGTTGATGAGAATAATTTTGAAGTAGCAGTTATTAATAATTGTCAAGACAAGCTCGTTTTAATTGACTTTTATGCTACTTGGTGCGGTCCTTGTAAATTGCTCAGTCCTCTGCTAGAAAATTTACTCAAAGAATATGATTTTATCGTCGCTAAAATTGATATTGATCGTCACCCAGAATTAGCTAAACAATTTGCTGTAGAAGGGGTTCCCGATGTGAGAATTGCCTATCAAGGAAAGATATCCCCAGGATTTGTCGGGATGTTACCCGAAGCGGATATACGAGCTTTATTAGAACAGTATAATTTACAATCTGACTTAATATTAAAATTAAAAGAAGTCCATCAAGCAATTGAGGCTAAAAATGCCACTAAAGTTAAACAATTATTTGATGAATTATTTGTTAAATATCCTGATAACCCTCAATTGATTTTTGAAGTATCTACCTTTCTTCTGCGTCTTAATCGTTTAGATGAAGCAGAAAAAATGCTCAAAACTATCAGTTCAGAACATACAGAGTATTATACTAAAGCTCAATTAATGCAAAATTTAATTTACTTTAAGAAAATAATCGCAAATCCTGGAGAAACAGACTTAGACAAATTATTCTTTAAAGCAGCAGAATTAACCCTCAAAGAAGATTATGAAGAAGCTTTGAAAATCTTTTTACAAATTGTCGAAGAAAATCGTAAATATCGGGAAGATGGAGCCAAAAAAGCGATGCTTTCTATTTTTAGTTTGTTAGGTAAAAATAACCCTTTAACTCAGCAATATCAGAAAGAGTTAATGATAGTTTTGTATTAA
- a CDS encoding glycosyltransferase family 39 protein → MIILALGIFFRVVNIEQKIFWHDEVYTKLYMAGYTRQDWITSLFNGQIIGVKDVEKYLQFNPQRTLGDLLYTLAVQEPDYTPLYHIILRFWVQFLGDSITVIRSLSVVSSLLIFPALYWLSWELFNSSLIAVTSLAIMAISPFFILYAQESRDFILWTAIIILANGSLLRAIRLEHDLNCSSRNKNYAWGIYIILMILSFYTSLFTVSVMLAQSIYIILLERFRLTKVVIFYCLASIINLIAFLPWFIVFIVNYQAFNNSMSWISTIKISNLELLKNLSLNISRVFFDFGLPLEHTLTYIISLISLVLVSYSVYWVCYDTAPRIKYFILSMIIIPISLLLLPDLIIGGIRSLSARYLIAAFLGYILAVSYLVATKVILPIFSNELTNKIWTILAGILMSISIVSCVMNAQAKVVWFQVISYNLPEVARIINQSSSPLLISNNTGYNPGNIFALSYLLKPEVKIQVLPEEKEYTIPRGFSDIFLLNPSDDLKARLVNTQNVKIKQVFSDLYLWLWKVKSRELAEE, encoded by the coding sequence ATGATTATTTTAGCTTTAGGAATTTTTTTTAGGGTTGTCAATATAGAGCAAAAGATTTTTTGGCATGATGAAGTCTATACGAAATTATATATGGCTGGTTATACCAGACAAGACTGGATAACATCGCTTTTTAATGGACAGATTATTGGGGTTAAAGATGTGGAAAAATATTTACAGTTTAACCCTCAGAGAACTTTAGGGGATCTTCTCTATACCTTAGCCGTACAAGAGCCTGACTATACTCCTTTATATCATATAATTCTTAGATTTTGGGTGCAATTTTTGGGAGATTCGATCACTGTAATTAGAAGTTTATCGGTTGTCTCTAGCTTGCTCATTTTTCCTGCACTTTATTGGTTGTCTTGGGAACTATTTAATTCTTCTTTAATAGCTGTGACTTCTCTGGCTATTATGGCAATTTCTCCTTTTTTCATTCTCTATGCTCAGGAATCTCGTGATTTTATCTTATGGACTGCCATTATTATACTAGCAAACGGGTCATTATTAAGAGCCATTCGCTTAGAACATGACTTAAATTGTTCTAGTAGAAATAAAAATTACGCTTGGGGAATCTATATTATTTTAATGATTTTGAGTTTCTATACATCTCTTTTTACAGTTTCAGTTATGTTAGCACAGAGTATTTATATAATTTTACTGGAAAGATTTAGATTGACCAAAGTAGTCATTTTCTATTGCCTCGCGTCCATTATTAATCTCATTGCTTTTTTACCCTGGTTCATTGTTTTTATTGTCAACTATCAAGCTTTTAATAATTCCATGTCTTGGATTAGTACTATTAAAATTTCCAATTTAGAATTGTTAAAAAACTTGAGTTTAAATATAAGTAGAGTATTTTTTGATTTCGGATTACCATTAGAACATACTTTAACTTATATAATCAGTTTGATTAGTTTAGTTTTAGTGAGTTATTCTGTTTACTGGGTTTGTTATGATACTGCACCTCGTATTAAATATTTTATTCTCAGTATGATCATTATTCCTATTTCCTTATTGCTTTTACCAGATTTAATTATAGGAGGAATTCGTTCTCTATCAGCACGATATTTGATTGCTGCTTTTCTTGGTTATATTTTAGCTGTTAGCTATCTAGTTGCAACGAAAGTCATATTGCCAATTTTTTCTAATGAATTAACTAATAAAATCTGGACTATTTTAGCAGGTATATTGATGTCTATTAGTATTGTCTCTTGTGTAATGAATGCTCAAGCAAAAGTAGTTTGGTTTCAAGTAATTAGCTACAATCTCCCTGAAGTTGCTCGGATTATTAATCAATCTTCCTCTCCTCTTTTAATTAGCAATAATACGGGTTATAATCCTGGTAATATTTTTGCTTTGAGTTATCTTCTTAAACCAGAAGTAAAGATTCAGGTATTACCAGAAGAAAAAGAATATACTATACCAAGGGGTTTTAGTGATATATTTTTATTGAATCCTTCTGATGACTTAAAAGCAAGATTAGTGAACACCCAAAATGTTAAGATTAAGCAGGTATTTAGTGATCTTTATCTCTGGTTATGGAAAGTAAAAAGTCGAGAATTAGCTGAGGAATAG
- the rplI gene encoding 50S ribosomal protein L9, which translates to MAKRVQLVLNESVNKLGKTGDLVEVAPGYARNYLIPQKLGVIATAGILRQVEQRKEKERQRLLAEKQEAQSRKIALETIGRYIIRKQVGEGESIFGTVTTQEVADLIKEATNQEIDRRGITIPEISQTGFYKATVKLHPEVTAEVEIQVAPL; encoded by the coding sequence ATGGCAAAACGAGTTCAGCTTGTATTAAACGAATCTGTCAATAAATTAGGTAAAACTGGCGATCTCGTGGAAGTAGCTCCAGGATATGCTAGAAATTACCTGATTCCTCAAAAATTAGGCGTAATCGCGACTGCAGGAATTCTCAGACAAGTAGAACAACGCAAGGAGAAAGAAAGACAACGCTTATTAGCTGAAAAACAGGAAGCTCAATCTCGTAAGATTGCCCTAGAAACTATCGGACGTTATATTATTCGTAAACAGGTTGGGGAAGGAGAATCTATCTTTGGAACCGTTACTACTCAAGAGGTAGCGGATCTCATTAAGGAAGCTACTAACCAAGAGATTGATCGTCGCGGTATTACTATCCCAGAAATTAGTCAAACTGGGTTCTACAAAGCAACTGTTAAACTTCATCCTGAAGTCACTGCTGAAGTTGAAATTCAAGTTGCACCTCTTTAA
- a CDS encoding NAD(P)/FAD-dependent oxidoreductase, producing the protein MLTIIVIGGGAAGFFGAITCANTYPNTQVILLEAGRQPLSKVRISGGGRCNVTHHCFDPAQLINYYPRGSKALRGAFTRFQPQDTIAWFESQGVKLKTEADGRMFPITDNSETIVNCLLNAATKAGVKLRTQAVVTAVKNIDNYFEIELKSGEIIKGNRVLIATGSNPLGYRWAKFLGHTIEPLIPSLFTFNIKDKRLQGLAGISVDNGMVGLLNTSKKPLEQIGPVLITHWGLSGPAILKLSAFGAKILQENNYQMSLLVNWLYPKNVEEIKQDLLKIKEEHLRKNISSFSPVSVSKRLWQRFLDISEIDPQKKWSEISQKNLTKLVTELTQSCYKIEGKGVFKEEFITCGGIKLKEIDFKTMESQICPHLYFAGEILDIDGVTGGFNFQSAWTTGWIAGKAIGNN; encoded by the coding sequence ATGTTAACAATTATCGTCATTGGTGGGGGTGCGGCGGGTTTTTTTGGAGCAATTACTTGTGCTAATACCTACCCTAATACACAGGTTATTTTATTAGAGGCAGGTCGTCAACCTTTAAGCAAAGTTCGTATCTCTGGAGGAGGCCGTTGTAATGTCACTCATCACTGTTTTGATCCCGCTCAATTAATTAATTATTATCCCAGAGGAAGTAAAGCTTTAAGAGGTGCATTTACTCGCTTTCAACCTCAAGATACTATTGCTTGGTTTGAGTCTCAAGGTGTTAAGTTAAAAACTGAAGCTGATGGTCGAATGTTTCCTATAACTGATAACTCAGAAACTATTGTTAATTGTTTACTAAATGCAGCTACTAAAGCAGGGGTTAAATTACGAACTCAAGCAGTTGTTACAGCAGTTAAAAACATTGATAATTATTTTGAAATAGAGTTGAAAAGTGGTGAAATAATTAAAGGCAATCGCGTTTTAATTGCTACAGGTAGTAATCCTTTAGGCTATCGTTGGGCTAAATTTTTAGGTCATACTATTGAACCGCTTATTCCTTCTTTATTTACCTTTAATATTAAAGATAAACGTCTTCAAGGATTAGCAGGAATTAGTGTTGACAATGGGATGGTAGGCTTATTAAATACAAGTAAAAAACCTTTAGAACAAATTGGTCCCGTCTTAATTACTCATTGGGGGTTAAGTGGCCCCGCTATCCTCAAATTATCTGCATTTGGAGCGAAAATATTACAAGAAAATAATTATCAAATGTCTTTATTAGTGAATTGGCTTTATCCTAAAAATGTAGAAGAAATTAAACAAGATTTATTAAAAATTAAAGAAGAACATTTGCGTAAAAATATATCTAGTTTTTCTCCTGTTAGTGTATCTAAAAGACTTTGGCAAAGATTTCTAGATATCTCAGAAATTGATCCACAGAAGAAATGGTCAGAGATTTCGCAAAAAAACTTAACTAAATTAGTGACTGAATTAACTCAAAGTTGTTATAAAATAGAAGGTAAAGGAGTATTTAAAGAAGAATTTATTACTTGTGGAGGTATTAAATTAAAAGAAATTGATTTTAAAACAATGGAAAGTCAAATCTGTCCTCATTTATACTTCGCAGGAGAAATCTTAGATATTGATGGTGTAACCGGAGGATTTAACTTTCAAAGTGCTTGGACAACTGGATGGATAGCAGGTAAAGCAATCGGAAATAATTAA